The following are encoded in a window of Chondrinema litorale genomic DNA:
- a CDS encoding TonB-dependent receptor domain-containing protein produces the protein MRTTFTQYILLLFLIIISTTTFAQKTQVKGTVVDGNSTNPIEFATVVLKDNSTQKNITGQTTAADGNFEINTDANNFYVEISFIGFETKSFKNLTASNGKIDLGTIKMGENEELLEELVIQGERSTTEFELDKKVFNVGKDLSSAGGSAFDVLNNVPSVNVNIEGQISLRGSTGVQILINGKPSVLTSEQGNALGTITADMIEKIEVITNPSAKYDAEGTSGIINIVIKKEERKGTNGSFSINTGAPHNHSFGLSLNQRTEKLNLFTQLGAGYRELPNETENINRDLINNTTVLSNGKEYRNEQFYNFTLGTDYYFNQRNVLTISGNFAYEIEDQPSKTYFSSLDENNQVVSEWYREETTSATNPKWQYEAQYKRDFKDNEDHVLLFSAMGSHFGKDQSSEFNNTTTFGETVDGNQQTATNFQETENTFKLDYTKPFSEKFTLETGGQYVLNDVSNDYSVSNLEDGEWVEDENLTNIFEYDQDVLALYGTGAYEGDKWGLKLGLRVEFTDLNTLLKNTGESNNQNYENLFPSAHTSYKLTENFSMQAGYSRRILRPRLWDLNPFFNIRNNFSIRTGNPNLQPEFTDSYEIAAMHTLEEISWNFGIYHRYTTNVVENISTSENNVNISKPYNIGTNKATGVEVNGKYIPAKWISVTGEVNYNYFNREGTLETTTFDFNGDQWSSKLTTKIKFPLDIDFEITGQYQSKYKTVQSIISGNVFTDMGIRKKLFKGRGVLNFSVRDIFASRFRESETSQTSFYTYSYRRRGRFITMGFSYGFGKGEAMEFSGQRRRY, from the coding sequence ATGAGAACGACATTTACCCAGTACATTCTATTACTTTTTCTGATCATTATATCGACTACTACTTTTGCACAAAAAACACAAGTTAAAGGAACTGTAGTTGATGGCAATAGCACTAATCCCATAGAATTTGCTACTGTTGTTTTAAAAGATAACAGTACTCAAAAAAACATTACCGGGCAAACTACTGCTGCCGATGGCAACTTTGAAATAAATACAGATGCCAATAATTTCTATGTTGAAATTAGCTTTATCGGTTTCGAAACCAAATCTTTTAAAAACCTAACAGCCTCTAATGGTAAAATAGATCTAGGAACCATTAAGATGGGCGAAAACGAAGAACTGCTCGAAGAGCTTGTAATACAAGGTGAAAGATCTACTACTGAATTTGAGCTCGATAAAAAGGTGTTTAATGTAGGCAAAGACTTAAGCAGTGCTGGCGGTAGTGCTTTCGATGTGCTTAACAATGTGCCTTCTGTTAATGTAAATATCGAAGGCCAAATTTCTTTACGTGGTAGTACAGGTGTACAGATTTTAATTAATGGTAAACCTTCTGTTCTTACCAGCGAGCAGGGCAATGCGCTAGGAACCATTACCGCCGATATGATTGAGAAGATTGAGGTAATAACTAACCCATCTGCCAAATACGATGCTGAGGGAACATCTGGCATTATCAATATTGTAATTAAAAAGGAAGAACGAAAAGGTACCAATGGTTCTTTTAGTATAAATACTGGTGCGCCACATAACCATAGCTTTGGTTTGAGTCTGAACCAAAGAACCGAAAAACTTAATTTGTTTACACAACTAGGTGCTGGTTACAGAGAATTACCCAACGAAACTGAAAACATCAACCGAGATTTAATAAATAATACTACTGTTTTAAGTAATGGGAAAGAATACAGAAATGAGCAATTTTACAATTTTACTTTAGGTACCGATTATTATTTTAATCAAAGAAATGTGTTGACTATTTCTGGTAATTTTGCTTACGAGATAGAAGACCAACCTTCAAAAACTTATTTCAGTTCGCTAGACGAAAACAACCAAGTAGTTTCCGAATGGTATAGAGAAGAAACCACTTCTGCCACCAATCCTAAATGGCAATATGAAGCCCAGTACAAAAGAGATTTTAAAGACAATGAAGATCACGTTTTGCTTTTTAGTGCAATGGGTAGCCATTTTGGTAAAGATCAATCTTCTGAATTTAACAATACAACCACCTTTGGAGAAACTGTAGATGGCAACCAACAAACTGCGACCAATTTCCAAGAAACGGAGAACACTTTTAAACTGGATTACACCAAGCCATTTTCTGAAAAATTTACACTAGAAACAGGTGGGCAATATGTGCTTAATGATGTGAGCAACGACTATTCTGTAAGCAATTTGGAGGATGGTGAATGGGTTGAAGATGAAAATCTTACTAATATTTTTGAGTACGATCAAGATGTACTGGCACTTTATGGTACTGGTGCTTACGAAGGTGACAAATGGGGATTAAAACTTGGTTTGCGAGTAGAATTTACTGACTTGAATACACTACTAAAAAATACTGGTGAAAGCAATAACCAGAATTACGAAAACCTGTTCCCAAGTGCTCATACTTCTTATAAATTGACAGAGAATTTTTCTATGCAAGCAGGTTATTCGAGAAGAATATTAAGACCAAGACTTTGGGATTTAAATCCTTTCTTTAATATTAGAAATAACTTTAGTATTAGAACTGGTAACCCGAACTTGCAACCTGAGTTTACAGATTCTTACGAGATTGCTGCCATGCATACACTCGAAGAAATTTCTTGGAATTTTGGTATTTACCACCGTTACACCACCAATGTAGTAGAAAATATCTCTACCTCAGAAAACAATGTAAATATCTCGAAACCTTATAATATAGGTACTAATAAAGCTACTGGTGTAGAGGTTAATGGTAAGTACATTCCTGCTAAATGGATTTCTGTTACAGGCGAAGTGAATTACAATTATTTTAACAGAGAAGGAACACTCGAAACCACCACTTTCGATTTTAACGGTGACCAATGGAGCTCCAAATTAACCACTAAAATTAAATTCCCGCTAGATATAGATTTCGAAATAACTGGTCAATATCAATCGAAATACAAGACAGTACAAAGTATAATTTCTGGCAATGTGTTTACAGATATGGGTATAAGGAAGAAACTGTTTAAAGGCCGAGGAGTACTAAACTTTAGCGTAAGAGATATTTTTGCTTCGAGATTTAGAGAAAGCGAAACCTCACAAACTAGCTTTTACACTTATAGCTACCGCCGAAGAGGAAGGTTTATCACAATGGGATTCAGTTATGGATTCGGCAAAGGGGAAGCTATGGAATTCTCTGGGCAGCGAAGAAGATATTAA
- a CDS encoding DUF3037 domain-containing protein has translation MQDRVTYEYAVIRLVPKVEREEFINVGVMLFSKPKRYIGIKYNIDESKIKAFSQDVDIDTIANYLKAWEDVCAGAPKGGSIGEYDMASRFRWLTASRSTIIQSSKTHPGMCTNPQEVLEDLYEYYVL, from the coding sequence ATGCAAGATAGAGTTACATACGAATATGCGGTGATAAGGCTGGTACCTAAGGTGGAAAGGGAAGAGTTTATAAATGTAGGTGTGATGCTTTTTTCTAAACCCAAAAGGTATATTGGCATTAAATACAACATTGATGAGAGCAAGATAAAAGCTTTCTCACAAGATGTGGATATAGATACTATTGCTAATTATCTAAAAGCTTGGGAAGATGTTTGTGCAGGTGCACCTAAAGGAGGAAGTATAGGCGAGTACGATATGGCATCGAGATTTAGATGGTTAACAGCATCGAGAAGTACCATTATCCAAAGTTCTAAAACACATCCGGGAATGTGCACAAATCCACAAGAAGTATTAGAAGATTTATATGAGTATTATGTATTGTAA
- a CDS encoding alpha-hydroxy acid oxidase, with translation MSKEKFNPNYPDIDYLRERASKRIPRFAFEYLDGGCNAEINKRRNTDDIRKVKMKPVYLKDFKGMDMQTELFGKTYDAPFGISPIGLQGLMWPNASEILAKAAFENNIPYILSTVGTASIETIAEITEGNAWFQLYHPAENSLRDKLLQRLEDSEYPVLVLLSDVPTFGYRSKEIKNGLSIPPKMTLSNMIQIMQNPNWAISTLLAGKPEFKTLLPYIPKGMSMKHLGLFMNKTFNGRLNEEKIKALRDRWKGKLVLKGVESEEDVEKVISLGLDGIIVSNHGGRQLDSADSTINAMAPIVEKYKGQIKIMMDSGIRTGPDIANSIAKGAEFTFLGRSFMYGVSALGKKGGDHTIHLLKTQLRQVMEQLSCEKVEELRDRVLLESPSKKFLARG, from the coding sequence ATGAGTAAAGAAAAATTTAATCCAAATTACCCAGACATAGACTACCTTCGAGAAAGAGCAAGTAAAAGAATTCCCCGCTTTGCTTTTGAATATTTAGATGGAGGTTGTAATGCAGAGATCAATAAGCGAAGAAATACAGACGACATCCGAAAAGTAAAAATGAAGCCTGTTTATCTGAAAGACTTTAAAGGCATGGATATGCAAACAGAGCTTTTCGGAAAGACATACGATGCGCCTTTCGGAATTTCTCCTATCGGCTTACAAGGTTTAATGTGGCCTAATGCTTCGGAAATTTTGGCAAAAGCCGCTTTTGAAAATAATATTCCATATATATTAAGTACTGTTGGTACAGCCAGTATAGAAACCATTGCTGAGATTACAGAAGGCAATGCTTGGTTTCAATTGTATCATCCGGCAGAAAACAGTTTGAGAGATAAGCTGCTACAGAGGTTAGAAGATTCTGAATATCCGGTTTTGGTGTTACTTTCAGATGTTCCCACTTTCGGATACAGGTCTAAGGAGATCAAAAACGGTTTATCAATTCCACCAAAAATGACGCTCAGCAATATGATTCAGATTATGCAGAATCCGAACTGGGCAATTAGTACTTTACTAGCAGGCAAACCTGAGTTTAAAACCTTACTGCCATACATTCCGAAAGGCATGAGTATGAAACACCTTGGACTGTTTATGAACAAGACTTTTAATGGCAGACTCAACGAAGAGAAGATTAAAGCACTGAGAGATAGATGGAAAGGTAAGCTAGTTTTAAAAGGTGTAGAAAGCGAAGAAGATGTAGAAAAGGTGATTTCTTTAGGTTTAGATGGCATTATCGTTTCTAACCACGGAGGCAGGCAATTAGATAGTGCAGATTCTACTATTAACGCAATGGCTCCCATTGTAGAGAAATACAAAGGCCAGATTAAAATTATGATGGATAGTGGCATTCGTACAGGTCCCGATATTGCCAATAGTATTGCCAAAGGTGCAGAGTTTACTTTTTTAGGCAGGTCGTTTATGTATGGTGTTTCAGCATTGGGTAAGAAGGGAGGCGATCACACGATTCACTTGCTTAAAACTCAATTAAGACAAGTAATGGAGCAATTGAGCTGCGAAAAAGTAGAAGAGCTTAGAGATAGGGTATTGTTAGAATCTCCATCAAAAAAGTTTTTAGCTAGAGGTTAA
- a CDS encoding HipA family kinase: MSKIDIRAVNVIRYIQPLREGGSMPAIVMADDSFPYVIKFRGAGQGKKALIAELIGGELARAIGLRVPELVFMHLDDSFSRTEPDEEIQDLLKFSVGLNLGLHFLSGAITFDPLVSEVDGLTASKVVLLDSLITNIDRTVKNTNMLMWKNELWLIDHGASLYFHHNWSNWESHLTRTFPNVKDHVLVKKADSLQAAKEEIQAAVTEDKIREIISIIPEEWLEDKSQDLEPDEKRAAYIDFLVAKMSNIEKLAKEVSDAR; the protein is encoded by the coding sequence ATGAGTAAAATTGATATTCGGGCGGTTAACGTCATTCGATATATTCAACCATTGAGAGAAGGAGGTTCGATGCCGGCAATAGTAATGGCAGACGATAGCTTTCCTTATGTAATAAAATTTAGAGGTGCCGGTCAAGGGAAAAAAGCACTTATTGCTGAGCTAATTGGTGGTGAATTGGCAAGAGCAATTGGCTTAAGAGTACCTGAGCTGGTATTTATGCATCTAGATGATTCTTTTAGTAGAACTGAACCCGATGAGGAAATTCAGGATTTGCTCAAGTTTAGTGTGGGTTTAAATCTGGGGCTTCATTTCCTATCTGGTGCCATAACTTTTGATCCGCTAGTTTCTGAGGTAGATGGTTTAACTGCTTCAAAAGTAGTTTTGCTAGATAGCTTAATTACCAATATCGATCGCACTGTGAAAAACACAAACATGTTGATGTGGAAAAACGAATTGTGGTTGATCGATCATGGTGCGAGTCTGTATTTCCATCATAACTGGTCAAACTGGGAGTCTCATCTCACCCGAACATTCCCCAATGTAAAAGATCATGTGCTTGTAAAAAAAGCAGATAGCTTACAAGCTGCAAAGGAAGAAATTCAAGCTGCTGTAACCGAAGATAAAATCAGGGAGATTATTTCAATAATTCCAGAAGAGTGGTTAGAAGATAAATCTCAGGACTTAGAACCAGATGAGAAGCGAGCTGCTTATATCGATTTTCTCGTAGCGAAAATGTCAAATATCGAAAAATTAGCCAAAGAAGTGTCAGATGCAAGATAG